GCCCGGACACGCCAGTAATAGGTGGCGCCATTGGCGAGTGAGCCGGCAGGGTCAAAGGAGGGCTGATCTAATCCGGATTGGGAATAGACAACCTGATTGAAGCCGCTGTCGAGAGCAATTTGAATTTCGTATGTCAGGCTGGATTGGGGTTCAGCCCAATTCAAGTAAGTGTCAATTGAGACATCGGTTGCGCCATTGGCCGGGTTGGTCAGGGTGACTGTATCTGGTGCTGAGGCGAATATGCTCAGGCCCAGATTGTATTCATGGTATAAGCTGCCGGAGGTACCGCTGACGGTCAGAGTGTAATCCCCGACATTCGCTTTCCGATCGGCGGAAATGGTCAGTTGGCTGACATTGGGTGGTGTGACCGGATTGTAACCAAGCGTTGCGGAGACATCGGAGGGTACACCTGTAACAGCCAGGGAAACAGGGCTGCTGAATCCATTGGTTTGGCCCACAGCGACTGTGGCGTTTGCGTCGGCACTCTGGCAAACTGAAACGGTGGAGGGCTCAACACTTAAGGTGAAGTCTGAGACTTTGGGGCCAATGAGCAATTCGAGGGAAGGATCTCCCAGGAGATTATAGGATTCCCAGTAGTAACGACTTTGAGCTGTACCGGTGCCATAGCGTTCTGATTCAACTGCCATCAGGCCGGCGAACATGAAGGAGCCGACCACATTGGCGGAGTCAGCACCGCTATAGAGGGCATCCATCATCGCCCTTTCCATGATGTCGTCGGGTCCCCAATAGCTGCTGGAGGACGAGCCGATGAACGCCACTGCGCCTTTATTGGCCTGCAGCATCCAGGTTTCGCCAAAGGATTCAGTGACATTGTAATCACCGGTGAGGCAGGCAAAGCTGGCAACCACGCTCAGAGCACCGGAATTGGAAAGGCTGCGAATGTTGCTCTCACTGAGCGAAGGGCCGCCCCAGGAGACCTGCGAGCCGTGCCCGGAATAGGCCACCAAAGCCCGACCGTTATTGAGCGCATTGATTACATTGCTGTTGCCAGCGCCATAGGTGTGGGCATAGAGTTTATCGCCACCGGCCTGCGGATTGTTGGGGAAGGTCCCGGTGTATCCGGCAGGGAGGGTGTCGTTGGAAATCACATAGTTCTGAGTGGCTTCAGCGATATCCCAATAATCAGCATCGCTGGAGGCCAGGAGGGCTGCTTTCATTACCCAACTCTCCGAACCGGAGAAATTGTTATAGGTGACCAGATTATTGATCATGGTGGTCAACTGGCTGGTTGAACGAGCGGGCAGCCGGCCAACAAAGATATCCGGAACCCAGTCACTGCCGTCCACGGTGCCGTAGTACAAGTCGGTCACTCTGCCGGAAGATTCGCCGGTGAATGCAGGCATGGTTGAAGTACCGTTATCGAGGTCCCCGACCAACAGAACGTAGGTGGGGGCGATGGGCCAGGTGTTATAGGCGCTCTGGATATAAGCTTTGATCGCATCCGCTGTCGAACCGGTTGTTGATAGTCCAGCCACGGTCACGGAGAAGCCCTGGGAAGATTTAAGGTTGACCAGGGGTTCCAGGGTGGAGATGTAACTGTCAGGTGCGATGATTAGATAGCCGTCCCCGCCAATCGAACGATCAGCGTCAGCCTGGACCTGAGGGGTGTAATTGAGCAAACTTTCAGAAGCGATGGCTTCGAAAGCATCAGAAGCCAGACTGGTAATCACGGTTCCCCGGCTTACCGCGCCAGGGATGGTGAGGCGAACGGTCAGTTGCTGATAGATTTGGACAGTTTGGGTTTGGGGGTCATATTGGACCGGCCAAAATGCCAATTGTGCGACCTGATGGCCGCGCAGAATGTAGGTGTCCAGGAGTTGGGCAGGTGAATCAGGATAGATACCATTGACCTGTTGGAAAACCGAGGCGGAATTAACGCTGCAAAGTTCACCTGTGCCGCATTTTTCAGTTTCCTGTTCGGTAGTAGGAATCGAAACAGGGAGGTTCTCCTCGCCGAGGGTGGCGGTATAGGAAACGCTATCCAGAATCTCAAAATTGACCGTTTCACCGGCTGGGACTTCGATATCTTTATAGAGCACAGGGAGGTCAGGGACGCCTGCATCTGAGGGGTGATCGTAGTACGCTTCATTAAATAAAGCACTTTGATCGTCAACGGGTTTTTGCAGTGGATTGGCGGGGAACTGAATGACTAGTTCCAGCACATCACCTGTGGGGGTGTTGACGCTGATTTCCGGTTGGTTTACTTCCTGCTGTAACTCGGTTCCCTGCGTTGCAGCAATGACCGTCACAGGGAACACGAGTGACATCAGGATTGGGACCAATAAGAAGAGTTGTTGTAATTTACCTTTATTCATTCGCAAGTTGCCTTAAAATCTGATTTGCGGATATAATCTTTCTCATTATTTCTATGTTGCGGTTTCATGTTACGAAGATTTAGCATCAAAAGAGTGTAAAAAAACACCGATTCTGACTGGAAAATATGATTTTTGGTTAGAATGAAATGAGAAAGCCCTTTCTTGTGGCAACTCTAATCTGAGTCTTAAGTTAAGGATCGCTTTTATGGTGAATGTGGAGTTCGTGAAAGAGATTCGCCCCAAAATTGTTGATGATTTCAGCGATATGGGAGAATTTCGACCGCGCACACCGGCCATCGCCAAAGCATTTGACCTCGGGAAGAGATTGCATAAAGGCCAGGTCCGGCTGAGCGGGGAGCCATATTTTGAGACCCACTGTGTGTGGATTGCTTCATTTATGGACCGCCTGGTGCAGAATGAAGCCTGGACGATTGGCTCACTTTTACATGATGTCGTGGAAGACCAGGGGGAGACGCTGGAAGAGATTCAGCGCGAATTTCCTGGGGTGCTGGGTAAGCATGTGGCTTATCTGGTTGATGGCGTCACTAAGATGAGCAATCCCCGAGGCGGACGTTCAAGAGAATTGGAAACCCTCCGGAAGATCGCACGGTTCCGCGATCCGGGGGTTTTTCTTATTAAATTGGCCGACAAGAGCCATAACATCATGACACTGGAATATATGACCCCTGAGAAACAGCGCCAGAAGGCCACTGAGGCGATCCGGGCCTATGGCAAGCTGGCCGGTATTCTCAACTGCTATCGCTGGCGGCGCTGGTTGGAGGATATGGCTTTCCCTTATGCGGAGCCGGATATCTACCAGTTTGTCACCAGCCAGATTGACCAGGATCCCCGGTTGGAAATAGGGTTCATCAATGATATGCTTGAGCACCTTAGCGCCCTGATGGATGCTGAGGGGATCAATGGTACAGTGCGGATTATTGTCAATGGCTATTGGCAGGCCTGGCAGAAACTTCGTCGAATGGCCCGCGACCGTCGGACTTCACTGGATGATTTCTCAGCTGTGAATGATATTGTTAGTTTCCGAATGCTGGTCGAAGATTCAAGCGTTGAAGCCTGTTACCGGTTGCTTTCCAGAGTGAACCGGTTTTTTAATCGCAATTTGGATCAAAACCGATTTGATGACTATATTGCCAATCCCCAGCACGGCTATCGGGCGCTGCAGGTGACCGCCTGGCTGCCGGATATGGGTGCCATTGAAGTGGCAATTGCAACCGAGGAGATGGAAGGGGAAAACCTCTGGGGTGTGATCTATGCCCTGCAGCACGGCAAAGAGATCAACCAATATAAGCCGATCCAGATCTTCACGCCAACCGGTGGGACTCGCTTCCTTCCGGATGGCTCCACTGTTCTGGATGCTGTGGCGGCTATTCAGGATTTCCTGCTGGATAAGATCGGCCGGGTGGAGGTCAACGGAGAGCCACGTGAATTGAGTGACCCGATCAACCCCGGTGACGTTGTGGAGGTGATTACTGACGGCCAGCGGATGGTGCCTTCTGAGGAGTGGCTGGATTTTTGTAATTTGTCTACTGCACGTCAACTGCGTTCCGTGTTGATTACCGTCGCGCTGAAACAGACTGCTGAAGAAGGACGTGAACAACTGCGGCCTTTGCTGGTTGAACGCGGCATTGTGGATCTGGAGGATGTGCAGGTGCAGGAGCGGGTAAAGCTGGAAAACCTATTGAGCTCCGTTTCGGCTGCCAGCCTGGATGACCTCTATTCTGCCCTGGGCGGCGGCGCGATCCGTCTCTCAGAAGTCAATGATGCACTGGATGAAGCAGGGATCTCTCGTGAAGTGCTTGGCTGGACGACGATCAACATTGTTGGCCCGGGCAACACCAATAAACCTGGTGTGTTGGCTTATTTGGCGGGTCTGGTCTCAAACTTTGGGGGAAATATCCTGCGGACGGTGAACAACACTTTCTCGGATGGGTCGTTTACACTGCGCTGGGTGATCCAGGGACTGGATGACTCGCGTAAGGATGACCTGCTTGTGGCTTTTATCAATTGCGAGATTGAATTGGTCAAAGTGGAAATTGTTTAATCCTCTATCAACTCTAAAAATTTATATATAATAATGTAATAAGGGTGTGTTACAAACATCCCCATTTCTTTACTGTTTTTTACATTTGTTATCCGGCTAGCGGACCTCTAAGGAGAAAACCAGATGGTGAAAGGAAGCAGAAAACTACTTTCGTTCTTTCTAATGGCATTTGCCTGGATGTGGGGGCTCAATTTGCCGAGGGTGTTGGCAGAATTTGGTGCAATTGAGATTCCAGGGTGGCTTTCAACGACCCTGGGTTATCTGGCGGCTTTTGCACCATCCATTATGGCCTTTATCTTGGTTCGGCGTGAAAATGGCAGAGAAGGGGTTAAAGCCTTATGGAAAAGTGGGTGGAAGAGTAACGGTCCAAAGGTTTGGCTATTTGTTGCCATTTTCCTGATGCCCATTTTTGGCCTGCTGACCCTGGCGATCATGATGTTTTTCAAGATAGAGATGCCCTGGGAATACGGTTTATCGCCTGCGATGATCGTACCAATTGGGCTTTTGATTTGGCTGGTGGGGGCGGTACCAGAAGAATATGGCTGGCGAGGGTATGCCTTGCCAAAATTGTTGGAAAAATACAGCCCGCTGGTTGCCAGCCTGCTCCTGGGCGTGATTTGGGGAGTCTGGCACTTACCGCTTCATTTAATCAGTACGACCACGCAGTATGCCATTCCTATCTGGCAATATATCCTCCAAATTATCCTCTTGACATTTATGTTCACATTCCTGCATCTCAAATCGAAAGGCAGTGTCCTCATTGCCGGTTTGTTTCATGCATTTGGCAATATCACCGGTGCAGTCTTGCCCTACTGGGTGCTCAATTCGGGTCGCTGGATTAGCTTTTCACTAATGGCGGCGTTTGTTGTCTTCGTCGTTATCAAAGAGAAATTCTGGCTAAGGCGGTACTTTGAAACTGAATAAATCCAATAAAATCCACTCTCATAAGTAATCAAAATCAAAACCACCAGAGTATAAATAATGGCTCTGGTGGTTTCTTATTTCCGGTTATATAGATGCTGGGCTTAATTGAGTTGCTCCAATTGGTGGGTTGCGAAGGCGAAGTTGAATTGGGTGCCATTTTCTGCTTGAAGCAGTAATCCATCAGGGCCAGCCTCAATAATCGTAAGGCTGCCGGTAGGCGCATTGGTGGTCACAAGGATGGATTGGACAATGGCCTTTTCCTGTGAGATCTCCTGAAAATAGACCACACCCTGGCCGGGGTAATCCGCTGACGAACCGGCACCAATTTGAAGGTAACCCGCATCCGTTCGGGCTTGCCAGACCGTGGTCAGTTCTGAGCCATAAGGCAGCCCGGCCATCTCGCCACCTTGAATGATCCCTTCTATGAAATTGGGATCAGTAAAGCCTTGCGGATTGGATAGGTGGATTGTGTCCTTTGGCGCTGGGTTGGCCCCTGAAAGCGCTATTTTCTCAGCAAGGCCGTTCAGCAAGCCCAGCTTGGTGGTGATCAGCGTTTCGGCTTCTGAATTTATTGAGGGGGATTGGAGGCTATTCGTCAGGTCAACCAACCGTGAGGCCATCGAAGCTGGGAGATCGCTGATGGTTTCTGTGCCGGCGCTATAGAATTCCGAGTAAGCTTCTTCTCGTAAAATCCAGCGGATGTCCGTGGCCCAGTCCAGACTTTGAGCGGTGTCAGGGCTTTCGTTGAGTTCCTTATAGAGCTGTGAATAAGCTTCCGCTGGGGTGTTGTCCATGCCACTGCATTCCCATTGTTCACAGGCTTGCATTTGGGTGAAAACGCCGGTGATGTCCATGCGCGCGCCGTGGGTGTCATAGGCATATTGGCTGAGGGTAGCCCACTGCTGGGCATGTACGCCACTGGTCAGGTAAATGAGCGGGAGTGGTAGGGAAGGCTCAAACCCCCACGAGACATACCAGACATTTTCAAGGGTCCATTCCGGGAAGGTGGATGTGCCGCACTCCAGGTTTGGCAGAGCATCAAAGGGGCAGCCGGCAGCGTCACCATAATAAAGCATCGGCGCTTCAGCTACACTGCCATATCCTGTGAGCCAGGCGATAGAGTTGGTGGGCGAATTCCAACCTAATTCGATATCGCTGGCACCATACGCCTGGACCTGTTGGAGCATATTATTGTCAAACAGGGTTTGGTTGAGGGTATTGACCATTCTGGCCCAGACAGCACCATGCGCGGCCATTTTCTCGGCGGTGTCCAGCGAGTTGGGTTTGTTATTTGTCCCCACACCCAATACCAGATTAGATTCGTTATCTGAGCCGGTGCAGGCGTAATAGCCCCTTGCGAAATTCTCAGCAGCGATCCGGATTTCGGAAAGCCCAACAGGACCGAGGCTGAAAAGGTCAGCGCCATAACCATTGTCAGGCGTGTAAAGTGGATAGCCGAAATCCAGCACGACCACGCTGTCCTGGGCATTGGGTTCATTCTGGTCACGGGTGCCCAGTTCACAGCCCAGAGCATAAGTGAACTCCGGTTCAATCGTGATCATGTAATAGCTGGTTGAATAGAGCGGACCAAGCGAACTTGTAAAAAATGGCAGGTAGGTTTTATCAACCTCTTGCGCGGTGGCAGTGTGAGGGCTCGGGCCCGGAAGAGAATAAACCAAACCACTGATCAAGATTATTGCGAGAAATAGTATTGTGATTTTTCGAAGGGCCATAATAGTCCTTTAGTTTTCAGGTTGCATGAGTTCCGCCAGGAGGGTCCAGCCCCCATAGCGGTCAGTGGCGTCTTTGGGTGCCCGGTCGTAATACATCCGGTAGGCGTGGTGGTCTTCCGTTTCGACATCGAAATAAAACCTGCCGACCCCCCAGGAACCATGTTTAGAAGCAGAGGTGGCATGTTGTGGCTGCATATTGCGTGCCATCCGGCCGCGACGGCTGAAATCATGCCATTCAGCAAGACACCTGATCACCCTGAATTCCCGGTTCTGCCAGGTGAAACTGTTTGGGCAGGGCGGGCTTTTGGGATGAAGGGGCGGGGTGTCAAAATGGATGGAAATGGGTTCGGATATAAAGTGACTGATTTTTCGTTTTTCAGTGAACATTAAATAAAGTAGGTTGGTAAGCGGGTTGACGGCCATCCAACAGGATAAATCGGTCGGCACGTTTGGTAGAGACCCCAAGTTTTCGGAGGTCGCTGATATCCCGAATCTTACCATAGCGGCGGCTCAAGATGATCTTTTGGGCAATTTGAGGGCCGATCCCGGGTATTTTGATCAGTTGGTCATAGTCTGCAGAATTCAGTTCAATGGGCTGGTGCTGCAGGTGATGTTCCGCCCAAATCAGCTTGGGGTCCTTGAGGAGGTCTAGGTGACCGGTGGCGGAGAATTCAATATCTTCCAGATTGAATTGGTAATCTCGGAGGAGGTAGAAGGCCTGGTAGAGCCGATTTGAACGTCGCAGGTTCGCTGGAGGGAGATTCTCAAAGGGCGTATCCAGTACTGGGCTGAATTTTGAGAAGTAGGCCCGGGCGATCTTGAATTGGGTTCGCAGTTTATCCGTGGTTTGCAGCAGGTCCAGATCGGTCTCGCCGACGGCACCGACCACAAATTGAGTGCAGCTGGTCGGCCAGGTACCTTTCCAGGCCAGATGGGAGGGGTTGGCCCGGCGGATTTGTTCGATGACCCGCAGAGGTGTGATCAATTGTTCAAGGAAGACCTTGCGGGGTGCCAGCCGGTTGAGGCTGGTCTCATTGGGACCTTCCAGGTTGATCGAAACTCGATCCGCCAACTGCATTGCACGGAAGATCTGGTCCTTTTCCGCCCCTGGCATGATCTTCAGGTGAATATAGTAAGGGTAGTGATAGCGGTTACGCAGGACTTCAGCGGTTGCGATGATCCGATCCTGGGTTCGGACGCCGCCGTGGACGATTCCCGAGCTGAGGAAGACACCTTTGGCAATCCCGGCATCGGAAAGCTTGACAACCGCCTTGGCCATCTCATCCGGAGTGAGGGCCGCACGAGGCATATCCCTACCAGAGCGGAAAACGCAATAATTACAGTTGTTTTCGCAGACTGAAGTCTGCATGGTCTTCAGCAGGGGGATGGTTTGCCCATTGGGAAGGCAAGCCTGGGTGACCGGGAAACGCTCTTTGAGGTGCTCAATCTCCTGACCATATTTGATGGCGTTCTGACAGAATTGCACATCTTCCGCAGCCTCAAAGGGCATATTAATGGAAAAGGATTTAATCTTTTCAAGCGTATCCATAGCTCCATTATAGAACAAATGTTTTATCTCTACAAGATTGAAAAGGAAATTAATTCTTTACCCTGCATTTTGAATTATGATTAGGGACGAGGTAACACTATGACCAAGAAGATCTTGCTGGACACTGATATTGGTTCGGATATTGATGATGCCGTTGCATTGGCCTATCTTCTGATGCAGCCGGAAGCGGACATTTTGGGCGTGACGACCGTCTCAGGCCAAAGCCAGTTGCGGGCCGAGATGGTGGATGCTATCTGTCAAGCAGCAGGGCGGGAGGTGCCTATTTACCCTGGCGTGGCGGAGCCGTTACTTGTGCCAAATCGCCAACCTGTGGCGCAGCAAGCCCTTAAATTGGATGACTGGCCGCACAAATCTAAGTTTCCCACTCGGAAGGCGGTGGATTTCCTGGCGGAACAGATTCTGGCACATCCGGGAGAGGTGACGCTGCTGACGATTGGGCCGCTGACCAATATTGCCTTGTTGTTCGCACTTTTTCCTGAAACCATCGATGCCTTGGAGCAGTTGGTGATGATGTGCGGCGTGTTTACGGATATGCCCGATAACCCCTGGAAAGCCGAATGGAATGCCCTGCTGGACCCGCACGCCACCGAGATGGTCTATAACGCACCGGTGAAGAGCCATCGCTCGATTGGCCTGGATGTCACCCGCCAGGTGAGGATGTCCGCCCTGGAGGTCAAAACTCGGTTTACCCACCCTGTCTTTGCGCCCGTCGTTGATTTTGCGGAAGTGTGGTTTCGAGAACAGGAATACATGATCTTTCATGATCCTCTGGCAGCGGTCTCAATCTTCGATCCGGATGTCTGCCGGTTCACAAGGGGGCTGGTGACCGTTAATAGCGATGTAGCAGCCGGATTGTTGGGTGAGACCCTATTCGATCCGGGAGCCGCGGAAAAACCGCATGAGGTTGCCCTGCAAGTTGATCCAGAAAGTTTCTTTGATTCTTATTTTAGGGTTTTTGGATGAGTAACAGTCCAGTTACGGTCGATCACCTTTAGAGCGCACTACTTTATCAATTGATCTGGGCGAAGTAGGATATGCCCTAACATTTTTTCAAGAACTTGATAGAATAATATATTGAAAAAAATATCACGAAAATGATACCTACTATGAAACGAACATTAGCCTTTACCCTTGCAGTGATATTAAGCCTTGTTGCTGCATTCACAACCATATCAGCTCAGGCGGGATTTACAGGATTATCTTCCGAACCTGCCCAATTTGCCACACCGGCTGGTCCGGCCGTATCGGTTGCCACTGAAGCCTATGCCGAAGATGCGGTCCATGCCTATTATTTCTATGCTAACGACTGCCCCCATTGCCATACGGCTTTGGAGGAAGTGGTCTATCCCCTGGAAACGAAATGGGGCGACCAGTTGGAAGTGCGTTTGCTGGAAATAGGCACACCAGAATATTATGAAGCCCTGATAGCGGTAGAAGCCCATTTTGAGGTTCCTGCTGCCAGCCGCAGTATCCCAACCCTCGTGGTTGGTGATCAAATCCTGATCGGTGAGTCTGAGATTAACGATAATTTCCCTGGAATTGTCAGTGACGGTATTGCTGCGGGGGGCATCACTTTCCCGGATATTGAAGGTGTTGATCCATCCATTCTGATCAGCGTGGAGCCCGTGAATAACGGCACCGGTGATGAGACCTGTGATGAGAATGAAGGCTGCGAGGTTGTCACGCCGATTTACGTCGTCTATTTCTACCAGACCGGGTGCGATGTGTGCAGCCGGGTTGAAGCGGACCTGAATTACCTCAAATCCCAATATCCACAATTGATGGTCATCGAATTCAATATTTATGACAGCGCTGACCTGGCCGCCTGGATGACGGAACAAGTTGGTTTTTCTGGTGATTTCCAGACCCCTGCGTTATTTATAGGTGATTATGTGTTAGTGGGCGATGAGATATTGCCCGAATCCATTATCCCGATTTTGGATGAATATAAGGATGGCGGCACAGAGGCCTATTGGTTGGATTACAACGCCAGCCAGGGTCAGCAATCCGTTGTTGACCAGTTCAAGAATATGGGATGGTTGACTGTGGTTGCGGCGGGACTGATCGATGGGATCAATCCTTGTGCCTTTGCCACTTTGATTTTCTTTGTGTCTTACCTGACATTGAGCGGCCGAAAGGGGAAGGAAGTCTTGCTGGTCGGTGGTTCGTTCACGGTGGGTGTTTTTATTGCCTATTTCGCTGTCGGTTTGGGCCTATATCAGATTCTGGACCTGGTGGGCGGCACACTGGATATCATCTCCAAAGTGGTGTACGGCCTAACGGGTGTGTTCTGCCTGGTTTTGGCCGTCCTGAGTTTCATTGATTATCGCAAGGCTAAAGCGGGCGGCACCGAAGACATGATGTTGAAACTCCCGGAACCCTTACGCAAACGGATCAATGCCACCATTCGTAAGGGTCGAAGCGCTCAGAATTACATCATCGGCGCATTCGTTGCCGGTTTGCTGGTCTCACTGCTGGAATTGGCCTGCACTGGTCAGGTCTACCTGCCGACGATCATTTTTGTCAGCAGTATTCCGGAATTGCGGCTTCAGGCCATACTTTATCTGGTGATTTACAATCTGCTCTTCATCTTGCCGCTGGTCGTGATCTTTGTACTGGTTTATTTTGGAACCACTTCCAAGGACCTGACGAAATTCTTGCAGGAACGAGCCGCACTGGTCAAGTTCCTGATGGCTTTTGTCTTCATTGCCTTAGGCAGTTGGCTGCTGATTTCCTTGTTTGTGGGATAATTCGTCCTTCTGATAGTCTGTTGTGATAGAATCTGTGCATGAGATATTGCACAGATTTTCTATTTAAGGGATAAAGCAATGTGCGGTCGTTTTACATTAACGCTGGAACCAGGTGAATTGCAGGAACTTCTTGATTTAGGTCCCTTTGTGCATATCGTTCAGCCTCGTTTTAACATTGCCCCCACACAGCC
This Chloroflexota bacterium DNA region includes the following protein-coding sequences:
- a CDS encoding immune inhibitor A, yielding MNKGKLQQLFLLVPILMSLVFPVTVIAATQGTELQQEVNQPEISVNTPTGDVLELVIQFPANPLQKPVDDQSALFNEAYYDHPSDAGVPDLPVLYKDIEVPAGETVNFEILDSVSYTATLGEENLPVSIPTTEQETEKCGTGELCSVNSASVFQQVNGIYPDSPAQLLDTYILRGHQVAQLAFWPVQYDPQTQTVQIYQQLTVRLTIPGAVSRGTVITSLASDAFEAIASESLLNYTPQVQADADRSIGGDGYLIIAPDSYISTLEPLVNLKSSQGFSVTVAGLSTTGSTADAIKAYIQSAYNTWPIAPTYVLLVGDLDNGTSTMPAFTGESSGRVTDLYYGTVDGSDWVPDIFVGRLPARSTSQLTTMINNLVTYNNFSGSESWVMKAALLASSDADYWDIAEATQNYVISNDTLPAGYTGTFPNNPQAGGDKLYAHTYGAGNSNVINALNNGRALVAYSGHGSQVSWGGPSLSESNIRSLSNSGALSVVASFACLTGDYNVTESFGETWMLQANKGAVAFIGSSSSSYWGPDDIMERAMMDALYSGADSANVVGSFMFAGLMAVESERYGTGTAQSRYYWESYNLLGDPSLELLIGPKVSDFTLSVEPSTVSVCQSADANATVAVGQTNGFSSPVSLAVTGVPSDVSATLGYNPVTPPNVSQLTISADRKANVGDYTLTVSGTSGSLYHEYNLGLSIFASAPDTVTLTNPANGATDVSIDTYLNWAEPQSSLTYEIQIALDSGFNQVVYSQSGLDQPSFDPAGSLANGATYYWRVRAYNACGTSSYSSTYQFKTVLAAGDCPEGTQPLDVYQTNFENNPAGWTHSGTNDTWALSTSRSTSPNTSYHSVDKNAISVQRLTSPTISIPETYDEPASLKFWQWTDIEASGTTGCFDGAILEISDNGGQSWTPVPESMLLTNPYYGTISDGYGNPLGGNLGWCGLQDWTKTVVDLSDYAGQDVQFRFSQGSDASIGLEGWYIDDFSVTACEAKPDYRPYLSSDAVTAGSAPGQEITVQIQLTNAGLNPDSYDIDLSNSDWVINLKTREVIDLQPGEITTLEITVTVPADATFGQVQQVILSVTSQGDPSNPPATDQATIELSASLLSFIPFMSRP
- a CDS encoding bifunctional (p)ppGpp synthetase/guanosine-3',5'-bis(diphosphate) 3'-pyrophosphohydrolase codes for the protein MVNVEFVKEIRPKIVDDFSDMGEFRPRTPAIAKAFDLGKRLHKGQVRLSGEPYFETHCVWIASFMDRLVQNEAWTIGSLLHDVVEDQGETLEEIQREFPGVLGKHVAYLVDGVTKMSNPRGGRSRELETLRKIARFRDPGVFLIKLADKSHNIMTLEYMTPEKQRQKATEAIRAYGKLAGILNCYRWRRWLEDMAFPYAEPDIYQFVTSQIDQDPRLEIGFINDMLEHLSALMDAEGINGTVRIIVNGYWQAWQKLRRMARDRRTSLDDFSAVNDIVSFRMLVEDSSVEACYRLLSRVNRFFNRNLDQNRFDDYIANPQHGYRALQVTAWLPDMGAIEVAIATEEMEGENLWGVIYALQHGKEINQYKPIQIFTPTGGTRFLPDGSTVLDAVAAIQDFLLDKIGRVEVNGEPRELSDPINPGDVVEVITDGQRMVPSEEWLDFCNLSTARQLRSVLITVALKQTAEEGREQLRPLLVERGIVDLEDVQVQERVKLENLLSSVSAASLDDLYSALGGGAIRLSEVNDALDEAGISREVLGWTTINIVGPGNTNKPGVLAYLAGLVSNFGGNILRTVNNTFSDGSFTLRWVIQGLDDSRKDDLLVAFINCEIELVKVEIV
- a CDS encoding CPBP family intramembrane metalloprotease, whose amino-acid sequence is MVKGSRKLLSFFLMAFAWMWGLNLPRVLAEFGAIEIPGWLSTTLGYLAAFAPSIMAFILVRRENGREGVKALWKSGWKSNGPKVWLFVAIFLMPIFGLLTLAIMMFFKIEMPWEYGLSPAMIVPIGLLIWLVGAVPEEYGWRGYALPKLLEKYSPLVASLLLGVIWGVWHLPLHLISTTTQYAIPIWQYILQIILLTFMFTFLHLKSKGSVLIAGLFHAFGNITGAVLPYWVLNSGRWISFSLMAAFVVFVVIKEKFWLRRYFETE
- a CDS encoding helix-hairpin-helix domain-containing protein, with protein sequence MDTLEKIKSFSINMPFEAAEDVQFCQNAIKYGQEIEHLKERFPVTQACLPNGQTIPLLKTMQTSVCENNCNYCVFRSGRDMPRAALTPDEMAKAVVKLSDAGIAKGVFLSSGIVHGGVRTQDRIIATAEVLRNRYHYPYYIHLKIMPGAEKDQIFRAMQLADRVSINLEGPNETSLNRLAPRKVFLEQLITPLRVIEQIRRANPSHLAWKGTWPTSCTQFVVGAVGETDLDLLQTTDKLRTQFKIARAYFSKFSPVLDTPFENLPPANLRRSNRLYQAFYLLRDYQFNLEDIEFSATGHLDLLKDPKLIWAEHHLQHQPIELNSADYDQLIKIPGIGPQIAQKIILSRRYGKIRDISDLRKLGVSTKRADRFILLDGRQPAYQPTLFNVH
- a CDS encoding nucleoside hydrolase — protein: MTKKILLDTDIGSDIDDAVALAYLLMQPEADILGVTTVSGQSQLRAEMVDAICQAAGREVPIYPGVAEPLLVPNRQPVAQQALKLDDWPHKSKFPTRKAVDFLAEQILAHPGEVTLLTIGPLTNIALLFALFPETIDALEQLVMMCGVFTDMPDNPWKAEWNALLDPHATEMVYNAPVKSHRSIGLDVTRQVRMSALEVKTRFTHPVFAPVVDFAEVWFREQEYMIFHDPLAAVSIFDPDVCRFTRGLVTVNSDVAAGLLGETLFDPGAAEKPHEVALQVDPESFFDSYFRVFG